GGTGGTAAAATGGGCAGGTTAGTTAATGATTGGTTTGTTAACTAGATACATGTGAGGTTGCGTTGACCTGAAACACTTCTcgtccaaacttttatacaaataaCTAGTGTATCAAATAAGAttatcaaatacatatatatactactTTGATAATAAACTAAAACTTTGATAGAAATGATTTGGGAGGTTTTATGGATCGAAGATACACATTGGGAAACTTTCAGTTCATTAGATCTGTTGTTTATCAAGCAGTTTTTCTATTTTACCTTTTGACCCATTGAGAGATATATCATAGCCCAAATCGACCCATTTATAAGAAAATTGATCTTACTTCCATTCATAAGTAAATTGATATAACATCGGCCTAAGAACTACATCACATTTTGAGCATCTTGGTTGTGGAAATCTTTATCGATTTTGATTGAAGAAAaaacaaattaataaaaataaaaataaagagtaTCATAGTAATTAAATAAACCAGTCTTTGTTTTCTTGAATGTAATGACATATAACAATGCTAAGAGGAGGTTTGTAACTTGTACTGAAATGGATAGAATCAGTAATTTGGCAGAGAATTTGATAGACTCGATTTTAGAGAAGCTACCTGTTGTAGATGCGGTGAGGACACATGTCCTGTCAAAAAAATGGAGGTACAGATGGACCTCAATTAGGTCATTGGTTCTTGATAAACATTTCTCAGAAAAGTTTGCAAAAAATGGAAGTTTTGGTCATAATGGATTTATTAGGATCACAAACTATATCTTTAACTATCTCAAGGGTCCTCGCTTAAAGTTACATCTTCACATACCATACATGTTTCTTGATAGTTTCCAAGAAGTCAATCAATGGATTTCATCATTGTCAAGAGATGGTGTTAGAGAACTCATCCTTACAAATTCAAACCAACGTTATCAACTTCCATATTATTTATTTCATTGTCTAGAATTGAGAATCCTAGAACTTGACAACTGTATCATTAAGCCACCACTTGAGTTTCAAGGATTTCTATATCTCGAAAAACTTAGGCTTAGGAATATTGAATTTGGGGCTAACTTACATGGAACTATTATCAACTTACCACAGCTCAAGATGTTGCAATTGTTTGAATGCACCAATGTTTACAATTTCAAGATCAAGTCTACAAAGTTGTTTCAGTTATTGATCAGGAGTTGCCCCGATGCAACTTTGCTCCACTTGTTGCATAGTAAATGTCTTAGTGAGTTTGGTATATTTATCAAAAAACCTATTCAGGGAGTTGAGAGAGTTAATTTGGCAAGCTTGTTAATTAATATGCCATGTGTTGGGTATTTTGTTATCGACGGGTATTTTCTCCAGGTACGAGTTGAATTTTAAATTctagggttaaggctactcaagggccatatactttttgttttgttccgatgtagtccatatacccaaaaaatactattataggccataaactttgaaaaagtgtatcgatgtaaacaaaaggtaacttgttaccggctaaacaggtcaccttttgtttacatcgatacggAAAATATGTGacctacatcgatacactttttgaaagtatgtgaactacattagtacttttttttttgtataaagcttacattggaacaaaaaaaattatacttttttgaAAATCAACCTACAAAATCGATCAACCTTATTTATCAGGTCAACGGTTTAcattaacacatttttttaaagtttattgcctataatagtattttttttgggtatatggactacatcgggacaaaataaaaagtatatgacccttgaatagccttaaccctaaattctaatatttatattttgCTCTTCATCATTTTGCGTTTGAGCAAGTGAACTTTACCATTCAACTCTTGTGTATAGTTAGTTCTCATATATTATTTCGTATCATCTTCCAACCATATCTTCTTTGTTAACTTATAATCTTACTTTCACCCTCACAGTTTTCCATTGCGGAAAATATTCCCAAGTGGCTTCCACACCCAACTAATAGTTTAAAGCTTCTCTACTTACGAGACTTCAAATTTGGTGATTTGTACCAACTTCAAGGTGTTTTATGTATCCTTCGAAACTCACCTAACTTGAGACGACTTGATGTGTACAATCAGGTAAAGAGTGCTAAACGTTTCTCTTGTGTTTTTGTGTTGTGTGtgcatatatattaatttaatgtgGGTTCCTTTTATACACAGTCAGTCTCACTTTTAATGTGTTTCCAGGATCTTCCAAACGTGTATTTGGATGTGAAACCAACAATAGCTTATTTGGAAGCTTCTGACTGTTTGGACCAGACATTGAACTGCttgaaaattataaatataatggaTGTAGAAAGATCAAGATCCTTGTTGCTATTTATAAAGCTTTTACTTGAACATTCTCCCACTCTTGAAAAAATATCAATCCGACCACGTGCAACTGTTGATGTTCAGGAAAGGTACAACTTCTCTAAGGATGTTATGCGGTTCCCACGAGCTTCCTCGAAAGCAGAGCTTCACTACTTGGATCCGTAACTACAATCCACTAATAACTTTAAGTTACTTTATAATTTAGTTGTATTCTGATTGTATGCATCATATATGTTATGGGTTTTCATTAACTCGCAGAGTGGTACTATAAAACCGGTAACCCTCCTGGTATTTATTTATACTTTGCGAGCAGCTAGAATAAAAACTAGATCAAGTGTTCCTTACACAATAGTTGTGTAACAAGCATCTTTGGAAAAAGAAAATTCACAGATTGATTTGTCTGGTTAAAATGTACATATCACATCTATAGTGTAATGTTTGGATATTCTTGTTATTGTAACTATAGTGTTATAAGACCTTTACCAACCCTCCGTTAGTTTCCCCCTCGTCAGATGATGTGTTAAAAATTGACGAAAACTGACGGCCCCTAATGGAGCGTCAGTTAGTTTTGTATCCATCCGTCACCAAGTGGCACAAATGTGAAGGTGCGTTTGTTTTCTCCCAACCAATCAAAAATTTTCATTAAttggatttttattattaattaattttttccCACCCATTTTCAATCTGATTTTACCACATCACTCTAtccaatatttgaaaaaaaaactgACATATGGGGTTAAAAAATGTCAGAAATTGACATTGCCAAATCAGATTGCACTTTTTGGCTTAAAAGTGCACAACTGACCGTGATATCACTACCAAGGGTTAGAAATGGTCCAAAAACAATTTTACGGTTGGGTATTGATTGATTGAATACAATATACCCATTTCCAAATATTGCTTATACAAACATTAATTTATCtttgcatatttattgtcaatggaAAATAACTTTACTACACGCACATATATCAGTTTTAACAAACAAGAACATGTGTCACAGATACCTTGTCCCATAACAGCATGCCAACAGTAGGATCTCAATATTTGCACTAACCCATTAGGAGAAGTCGATGAAGTCAGCATCAAGGATTAATTAATTTTAGGTTCCAACCACACAACAAACAATTAGTACGTATTGTCTTGTGTATAGTCTTAAAAAACAGGAACACTGAGCGATGTGGTGTTTAGAACCCGTGGTAATATCTGCAGTAACACCCAACTGGAATCATGATTCAGGTAAATCTAAACTTACATTCAAATGGTTTTCAGGCACAACGGATCTCTCCCAGTCTCGCGTTAGTTTTAAAATCTTCAATATCATCAGCTCGAGTTTTGCCAATATTTATAATTGTTGTAACAGCACCAGCATCATGAGCAGCTCTGTATAATTGCTCCAACCACATTTGTACCCGACAAGTCAGAAAGCGGACATTGTCATAACGGATGAACCAAGAACGAGGAAAGCATCACACCCTACAGCAGCTTCCATAGCTACAATCGCTCTATCTTTTGGTACGTACATTATCACCAAAAAACACAACCTTCAAAAAGAGACACCTTAAGCCAATTAGTCAATTAGTGGTAGTAAAAACGGATTCCATGTATTAATACTAGTTACTAGAATTGAGTTACATCGGGTTCAAGAATTCAGTCACATTTTGAGCATGTCGGTATGTGGAAATCTCCTTCCCATAATATTTCATGGATTTCAATATCACCATCGGGTCTTTGCTTTATCCCAAAACTCTTATCTAAATTGCTGCTGTCATAACCCAGACTTTCTATTGCTGCTGCCAACTGCAGTCAACGTATACACCCTTATTAATTTGTAACGTCCATAATAGTTATTCTCATGCAGGCACTGTTGTAAAGCTCCCCAATTAATCCTTTTTAAGAACAGGCCAATCCTAGTCTTGCGTTAATCGTCCACTCGTGTTTTGCCAATATCTATAATTTTCGTAGCAGCACCAGCATCATGAGCTGCTCTGTGCAATTCATGTACATTTCtcaattaaacaaaaaaaaattataaaaataccaAAACATAGTAACGTtcgtgatcaaaccaaaatcgtaatGGGTGatgagatttcgggtttgagtgcttaatttgggaaaaGGAGTAagttgattgttttaactccaattattgtgcgaaccccgatttggaatctggattccaagggcgtaaaacaatcaagtagattaaccttattcgatcggaatcgaataagttaatatcttaatgTGGGTTAACTCGGATGGTGATCGGAGCACCGATCGGAATTAAGGTAATGACTGGAGTGACGTTATCGTAATTGATTTTGGCAGAGTAACGTTTATGCAtccagtgtcttttttaaatgaattatttcacttgtgtatttatagatgttgtgGAGGGAATGAtggcgtggcacatgtccctttcatggttgtaacaaactttgtcaatcccgaggggtgacgtggcacctgtccctttcgtgGGGAATAACAGATTCTAACGAACTTCCCTAAATTTGTTGGCTGACGTGGCACACGACTTGCCCGCGTGCTTGTTCC
This genomic stretch from Rutidosis leptorrhynchoides isolate AG116_Rl617_1_P2 chromosome 11, CSIRO_AGI_Rlap_v1, whole genome shotgun sequence harbors:
- the LOC139875183 gene encoding F-box/FBD/LRR-repeat protein At1g13570-like is translated as MTYNNAKRRFVTCTEMDRISNLAENLIDSILEKLPVVDAVRTHVLSKKWRYRWTSIRSLVLDKHFSEKFAKNGSFGHNGFIRITNYIFNYLKGPRLKLHLHIPYMFLDSFQEVNQWISSLSRDGVRELILTNSNQRYQLPYYLFHCLELRILELDNCIIKPPLEFQGFLYLEKLRLRNIEFGANLHGTIINLPQLKMLQLFECTNVYNFKIKSTKLFQLLIRSCPDATLLHLLHSKCLSEFGIFIKKPIQGVERVNLASLLINMPCVGYFVIDGYFLQFSIAENIPKWLPHPTNSLKLLYLRDFKFGDLYQLQGVLCILRNSPNLRRLDVYNQDLPNVYLDVKPTIAYLEASDCLDQTLNCLKIINIMDVERSRSLLLFIKLLLEHSPTLEKISIRPRATVDVQERYNFSKDVMRFPRASSKAELHYLDP